In Marinobacter sp. es.048, the following proteins share a genomic window:
- the pth gene encoding aminoacyl-tRNA hydrolase — translation MAQDIVMVVGLGNPGADYENTRHNAGALFVEALARAAGQTLRPEKKYHGLYARIQWQGLDLHLLNPTTFMNRSGLSIKALADFFKIQPQQILVAHDELDLPPGTAKLKKGGGHGGHNGLRDTIAHLGTNDFQRLRIGIGHPGDSRRVTGYVLGRLGKQETEELNAVIDEIMRVLPDAASGKLPAAMNRLHSFKPV, via the coding sequence ATGGCGCAGGATATTGTCATGGTGGTTGGTCTGGGAAATCCCGGCGCTGACTACGAGAATACCCGCCATAACGCCGGCGCTCTCTTCGTCGAAGCTCTGGCCCGCGCTGCGGGCCAGACGCTCCGTCCCGAAAAAAAGTACCACGGGCTCTACGCCCGAATTCAGTGGCAGGGCCTCGACCTGCACCTTCTGAATCCCACCACCTTTATGAATCGCAGCGGCCTGTCCATCAAGGCGCTGGCAGACTTCTTCAAGATTCAGCCCCAACAGATTCTGGTTGCCCACGACGAACTCGATCTGCCCCCGGGTACCGCCAAGCTCAAAAAAGGCGGCGGCCACGGCGGACACAACGGCCTTCGTGACACTATCGCCCACTTGGGCACCAACGATTTTCAGAGACTGCGCATCGGAATCGGCCACCCCGGCGACAGCCGCAGGGTAACCGGCTACGTTCTCGGCCGCCTGGGCAAACAGGAAACCGAGGAACTGAACGCAGTGATCGACGAAATCATGCGAGTATTACCGGATGCAGCCAGCGGCAAGCTCCCCGCCGCCATGAATCGCCTGCACAGTTTCAAACCGGTATAA
- the ychF gene encoding redox-regulated ATPase YchF translates to MGFNCGIVGLPNVGKSTLFNALTKSGIGAENFPFCTIEPNAGVVAMPDPRLNKLAEIVKPEKVVATTMEFVDIAGLVEGASKGEGLGNQFLANIRQTDAIAHVVRCFEDDNVIHVANKIDPASDIEIINTELALADLETVEKAIKRVQRVAKSGDKEAKAQLEMFEKLLPVLNEGKPVRSMNLDKDQMALIRELCLLTVKPTMYIANVSEDGFENNPHLDTVKKIAESENAVVVPICNKIEAEISELEDDEKSMFLEEMGMEEPGLDRVIRGGYGLLGLQTYFTAGVKEVRAWTVKIGATAPQAAGVIHTDFERGFIRAEVVSYDDFVKYNGEAGAKDAGKWRLEGKEYIVKDGDVIHFRFNV, encoded by the coding sequence ATGGGATTTAACTGCGGCATCGTCGGCCTTCCCAACGTCGGCAAATCCACCCTGTTCAACGCACTGACCAAATCCGGCATTGGCGCGGAGAACTTCCCGTTCTGCACCATCGAGCCCAACGCTGGTGTTGTCGCCATGCCCGACCCGCGCCTCAACAAACTCGCCGAGATCGTTAAGCCGGAAAAGGTGGTGGCAACCACCATGGAGTTCGTGGATATCGCAGGCCTTGTAGAAGGCGCTTCGAAAGGCGAGGGCCTGGGCAACCAGTTCCTGGCCAATATCCGCCAGACCGACGCCATTGCCCATGTGGTGCGTTGCTTCGAGGACGACAACGTTATTCACGTTGCCAACAAGATTGATCCGGCTTCGGATATAGAAATCATCAACACCGAACTGGCCCTCGCCGACCTGGAAACAGTGGAAAAGGCCATCAAGCGGGTACAGCGCGTGGCCAAGAGCGGCGACAAGGAAGCCAAAGCCCAGCTCGAAATGTTTGAAAAGCTGCTGCCGGTGCTGAACGAAGGCAAACCGGTGCGCAGCATGAACCTCGACAAGGACCAGATGGCGCTGATTCGTGAGCTCTGCCTGCTCACCGTCAAGCCCACCATGTACATTGCCAACGTCAGCGAAGACGGGTTCGAGAACAACCCTCACCTGGACACCGTGAAAAAGATTGCGGAATCCGAGAACGCGGTTGTCGTGCCTATCTGCAACAAGATAGAAGCTGAAATTTCCGAACTGGAAGACGATGAAAAATCCATGTTCCTGGAAGAAATGGGCATGGAAGAGCCAGGCCTGGATCGAGTAATTCGCGGCGGCTACGGCCTGCTGGGCCTGCAGACCTACTTTACCGCCGGGGTGAAGGAAGTGCGCGCCTGGACGGTGAAAATCGGCGCCACGGCCCCTCAGGCGGCCGGCGTGATCCACACCGACTTCGAACGCGGCTTTATCCGGGCAGAAGTGGTGAGCTACGACGATTTCGTAAAGTACAACGGCGAAGCCGGGGCCAAAGATGCCGGTAAATGGCGCCTGGAAGGCAAGGAATACATCGTGAAAGATGGCGACGTTATCCACTTCCGCTTCAACGTGTAA
- a CDS encoding PACE efflux transporter: MRSTRDRVRQAISFEVIGLMLSVPLAAATFGFDIGRTGVLGVVGATIATCWNYVFNLGFDHGLKHFTGTTRKSLRIRFLHAVSFELGLMLIFLPIIAWWMGIGLLEALIVDVAFVVFYLVYAFVFTWCMRLYSPGVTTPYFLTRTPRKPTPLKQTLTILEAGVG, encoded by the coding sequence ATGAGATCAACCAGAGACAGAGTTCGTCAAGCCATCTCGTTTGAGGTTATCGGCCTAATGCTGTCGGTTCCGCTCGCTGCCGCGACTTTCGGTTTTGATATCGGAAGAACAGGAGTCCTCGGTGTGGTGGGTGCCACCATCGCAACCTGCTGGAACTATGTGTTCAATCTGGGGTTCGATCACGGGCTGAAGCACTTCACCGGCACCACCCGCAAATCCCTCCGAATCCGTTTCCTGCATGCGGTGAGTTTCGAGCTGGGTCTGATGCTCATTTTCCTGCCGATCATTGCCTGGTGGATGGGCATCGGTCTGCTGGAGGCGCTAATTGTGGATGTGGCGTTCGTGGTGTTCTACCTGGTGTATGCGTTTGTATTCACCTGGTGTATGCGTTTGTATTCACCTGGTGTTACGACACCATATTTCCTGACACGGACGCCAAGAAAACCAACGCCACTTAAACAAACTTTGACAATCCTGGAGGCGGGAGTGGGATAA
- a CDS encoding O-acetylhomoserine aminocarboxypropyltransferase/cysteine synthase family protein: MKPETLALHAGFKSDPTTRAATTPIYQTTSYTFDDTQHGADLFDLKVQGNIYTRIMNPTNAVLEERMTELEGGVGALAVASGMAAITYALQTICKVGNNIVSTSQLYGGTYNLFAHSLPNQGIECKMVRHDDFDAVEEAIDENTRALFCESIGNPAGNVVDIQRWAEIAHKHGIPLMVDNTVATPFLCRPIEHGADIVIHSLTKYIGGHGTTVAGVVVDSGKFDWKASANKFPMLNEPDPSYHGVVYTDALGPAAFIGRCRVVPLRNTGAALAPFNAFLIMQGLETLALRMERHCENAEKVANFLQDHPSVEWVNYATLANSPYKATCDKICGGKASGILSFGIKGGREAGAKFIDALDLILRLVNIGDAKSLACHPATTTHRQLNPEELKSAGVSEDLVRLSIGIEHVDDLIADITQALDTAQA; the protein is encoded by the coding sequence ATGAAACCGGAAACCCTCGCGCTGCACGCAGGCTTCAAAAGCGATCCCACTACCCGGGCCGCAACCACGCCGATTTACCAGACCACGTCCTACACCTTCGACGACACCCAGCACGGTGCCGATCTGTTCGACCTGAAGGTTCAGGGCAACATCTACACCCGCATCATGAACCCGACCAACGCGGTTCTGGAAGAGCGGATGACCGAGCTGGAAGGCGGTGTTGGCGCCCTGGCCGTCGCATCGGGCATGGCTGCCATCACCTATGCCCTGCAGACCATCTGCAAGGTGGGCAACAACATCGTCAGCACCAGCCAGCTTTACGGCGGCACCTACAACCTGTTTGCCCACTCGCTGCCGAACCAGGGTATTGAGTGCAAGATGGTTCGCCATGACGATTTCGATGCCGTGGAAGAGGCTATTGATGAAAACACCCGCGCCCTGTTCTGCGAGTCCATCGGTAACCCGGCGGGCAACGTGGTCGATATCCAGCGCTGGGCCGAGATTGCCCACAAGCATGGCATTCCGCTGATGGTGGACAACACGGTTGCCACACCGTTCCTGTGCCGCCCGATCGAGCATGGCGCGGATATCGTGATTCACTCGCTCACCAAGTACATCGGCGGCCATGGCACCACCGTCGCCGGCGTTGTCGTCGATTCCGGGAAGTTCGACTGGAAGGCCAGCGCGAACAAGTTCCCGATGCTGAACGAACCGGATCCGTCCTATCACGGCGTGGTCTACACTGACGCGCTAGGCCCCGCCGCTTTCATTGGCCGCTGTCGCGTGGTACCACTGCGCAACACCGGTGCCGCCCTGGCCCCGTTCAATGCCTTCCTGATCATGCAGGGCCTGGAAACCCTGGCGCTGCGTATGGAACGTCATTGCGAGAACGCAGAAAAAGTCGCCAACTTCCTGCAGGACCATCCGTCTGTGGAGTGGGTCAATTACGCGACCCTGGCCAACAGCCCGTACAAAGCCACCTGTGACAAGATATGTGGCGGCAAGGCCTCTGGCATTCTGAGCTTTGGCATCAAGGGTGGCCGGGAAGCCGGCGCGAAATTCATTGATGCCCTGGACCTGATCCTGCGCTTGGTGAACATCGGTGACGCCAAGTCCCTGGCGTGCCATCCGGCCACCACGACGCACCGTCAGCTGAACCCGGAGGAGCTGAAGAGTGCCGGCGTGAGCGAGGATCTGGTGCGGCTGTCCATCGGTATCGAGCATGTCGACGACCTCATTGCCGACATTACCCAGGCCCTGGACACGGCCCAGGCTTGA
- the lipA gene encoding lipoyl synthase encodes MSDSAHTRITSGSKFRNEHGFSAIKDGVKRSSKQEATTAEKRERKPKWLRARMPGGERYEAVRKNVTEHRLSTVCQESHCPNIGECWTAGTATIMVMGSVCTRACKFCAVDTGNPKGWLDHEEPENTAKSVELMGLRYIVLTSVDRDDLDDGGAAHYAACVSAIKQRTPEVAVEALTPDFDAVMSDVEKVVDSGLDVFAQNVETVKRLTGRVRDPRAGYEKTLRVLEHAKKHRPDVLTKTSLMLGLGETEEEILETMDDLRAIGVDILTLGQYLRPTPNHLPVERYVTPEEFNRYREIGLEKGFMEVPSGPMVRSSYRADKVFDKNNLGLAVPEVPQTSNAMQIPVKAID; translated from the coding sequence ATGAGCGACAGCGCACACACCCGCATTACCAGTGGTTCCAAATTCCGCAATGAACATGGCTTCTCAGCCATCAAGGACGGCGTCAAGCGGTCATCAAAGCAGGAAGCCACAACAGCGGAGAAGCGTGAGCGAAAGCCCAAATGGCTGCGCGCACGCATGCCCGGAGGCGAACGCTATGAGGCGGTTCGCAAGAACGTCACTGAACACCGGTTGAGCACCGTCTGCCAGGAATCCCATTGCCCCAACATCGGTGAGTGCTGGACGGCTGGCACTGCCACCATCATGGTGATGGGTTCTGTGTGCACCCGGGCCTGCAAGTTCTGCGCGGTGGACACCGGCAACCCGAAGGGCTGGCTGGATCACGAAGAGCCGGAGAACACGGCCAAATCCGTCGAGCTGATGGGCCTTCGCTACATCGTGCTTACCTCGGTAGACCGTGACGACCTCGACGACGGCGGCGCTGCCCACTATGCCGCCTGCGTCTCGGCCATCAAACAGCGCACGCCGGAAGTCGCCGTTGAGGCGCTGACGCCGGATTTTGATGCGGTTATGTCAGACGTAGAGAAGGTGGTGGATTCCGGGCTGGATGTCTTTGCCCAGAATGTGGAAACCGTCAAACGGCTGACCGGCCGGGTCCGTGATCCGCGCGCCGGTTATGAGAAAACCCTTCGGGTTCTGGAACATGCCAAGAAGCACCGTCCGGATGTTCTCACCAAGACCAGTCTGATGCTGGGCCTGGGTGAAACTGAAGAGGAAATTCTCGAAACCATGGATGACCTGCGCGCCATCGGCGTGGATATCCTGACCCTGGGCCAGTACCTCCGCCCTACCCCGAATCACCTGCCCGTGGAACGCTATGTGACCCCGGAAGAATTCAACCGCTACCGGGAAATCGGGCTGGAGAAAGGCTTTATGGAAGTACCCTCCGGCCCCATGGTCCGCTCCAGCTACCGGGCCGACAAGGTCTTCGATAAAAACAATCTGGGTCTCGCCGTGCCAGAGGTGCCTCAAACCTCCAATGCCATGCAGATTCCGGTGAAGGCCATCGACTGA
- a CDS encoding methyl-accepting chemotaxis protein yields the protein MLTLLRNARLKYKFWLLNIVVFAVLCLLVLYAMNTIAGQTGKTFDQVFADTAPGFALVVAVLMVLEMAGSQLLISFIERHVNRLKTTMVDVQASGNLSQRAVVDSTDEIGEMASALNAMQDRTVGVVRSMKEAIERLHREVEELTSAAEARRDDLGRQQQGADRSAEVVETMLQSFTGIAEQAGIAKTLSHEASDAARNGSTRVGQSADSIRKLADVVRNSANSVEALAENSHEISHAITEIRGIAEQTNLLALNAAIEAARAGEQGRGFAVVADEVRKLAQRVQDSTDQIQGTIDRLLNAMNTAVNQMTGSSEDATRCVEESEEGRRALEAINEVVSRIDHTNQEIANVSAEQTAGTDDVLANVQGIRETTQNMVTQLAESAEMSRRLKKLIDSLEEASSKVTVH from the coding sequence ATGCTGACACTGCTGCGAAATGCCCGGCTGAAGTACAAATTCTGGTTGCTGAACATTGTCGTTTTCGCAGTTCTCTGCTTGCTGGTTCTTTACGCCATGAACACCATTGCCGGGCAGACCGGCAAGACTTTTGATCAGGTCTTTGCCGATACCGCGCCCGGCTTTGCGCTGGTTGTGGCGGTGCTCATGGTGCTCGAGATGGCCGGCTCCCAGTTGCTGATCTCCTTTATCGAGCGCCACGTCAATCGCCTGAAAACCACCATGGTCGATGTACAGGCTTCAGGCAATCTGAGCCAGAGGGCGGTTGTGGATTCCACCGACGAAATCGGCGAAATGGCGAGCGCCTTAAACGCCATGCAGGACCGCACCGTAGGGGTGGTCCGAAGCATGAAGGAAGCCATCGAACGGCTGCACCGGGAAGTCGAGGAACTCACCTCGGCCGCCGAGGCCCGCCGGGATGACCTGGGCCGCCAACAGCAGGGCGCCGACCGGTCCGCGGAAGTCGTCGAAACCATGCTGCAAAGCTTCACCGGCATCGCCGAACAGGCCGGAATTGCCAAGACCCTGTCCCACGAAGCCAGCGATGCCGCTCGCAACGGCAGCACCCGTGTCGGCCAGAGCGCCGACAGCATCCGCAAGCTTGCCGACGTAGTGCGCAATTCCGCCAACAGCGTCGAGGCCCTGGCCGAGAATAGCCATGAAATCAGCCACGCCATCACCGAGATCCGGGGTATTGCCGAACAGACCAATTTGCTGGCCCTGAACGCGGCCATTGAGGCGGCCCGGGCTGGCGAGCAAGGCCGCGGGTTTGCGGTGGTGGCCGATGAAGTGCGTAAGTTGGCCCAGCGGGTCCAGGACTCCACCGATCAGATCCAGGGCACCATCGATCGCCTGCTCAATGCCATGAATACGGCCGTGAATCAGATGACCGGCAGTTCCGAGGATGCCACTCGCTGCGTTGAGGAATCCGAGGAAGGCCGTCGTGCCCTGGAAGCCATTAATGAAGTGGTCAGCCGGATCGACCATACCAACCAGGAAATCGCCAACGTTTCTGCGGAACAGACCGCTGGCACCGACGACGTTCTTGCCAACGTGCAGGGCATTCGCGAAACCACCCAGAACATGGTGACCCAGCTCGCCGAGAGCGCAGAAATGAGTCGCCGCCTGAAAAAGCTGATCGATTCCCTGGAAGAAGCTTCGTCAAAGGTCACGGTTCACTGA